In Chryseobacterium oranimense, a single window of DNA contains:
- a CDS encoding serine hydrolase domain-containing protein — protein sequence MKSILLFVLLLSFGLSLGQSKNLTDPDAIINPLHKKYINKVIFLDKTVAPDQLKESDIITATEFQEDKDLDIRIFMDNSLVNYLHQLDHSLSSDELLKKGNYQFSFYVDGKLIYTENLNTGAGTPDDKKKKTTFRIPLLSSKNEDSWGRYMWMRFYLANGGIDALEEGDHLLRIEIKPYLKTPALKTGSIIATGEIQLKIPHKNIPEHKIAVQKIQANSGWKVSNEKLNEEKIRLLNRKIAENRFREITGIAVIKNEKLLLEEYFRNSGRDSLQDTRSVGKSFASALAGIAIQDGYLKSENQMLKEFYDLKQFKNYSPHKDSVTIKSLLTMSSGFDGDDSDENSPGNEENMYPTENWVKFALDLPVTQNKPGKTWRYFTTGVVMTGDILDKTVPKGLENYAEKKLFQPLGITNYKWQFTPQQKPSLAGGLRMRVLDFAKFGQLYKNNGKWNGKNIIDKNWINKSFTNYFPNTQDFEGYGYLFWRKVYKVGDRSFEAYQSSGNGGNKIIIFTEIPVVIVVTAKAYNKPYAHIQTDKIVQEYLLPAIFNE from the coding sequence ATGAAATCTATTCTACTGTTTGTCTTGCTTCTTAGTTTCGGGCTTTCTTTGGGACAGTCCAAAAACCTTACAGATCCGGATGCTATCATAAATCCTCTTCATAAAAAATACATCAACAAGGTTATTTTTCTGGATAAGACTGTCGCGCCAGACCAGTTAAAAGAATCCGATATCATTACTGCTACAGAATTTCAGGAAGATAAGGATCTTGACATCCGTATTTTTATGGATAATTCCCTGGTCAATTATCTACATCAGCTAGATCATTCTTTATCATCCGATGAATTGCTTAAAAAAGGAAATTATCAGTTTAGTTTCTATGTTGACGGAAAATTAATTTACACTGAAAATCTGAATACCGGAGCCGGAACGCCAGACGATAAAAAAAAGAAAACCACATTCAGAATTCCTTTATTAAGCTCAAAAAATGAAGATTCCTGGGGAAGGTATATGTGGATGAGATTCTATCTTGCCAATGGAGGAATTGATGCACTGGAAGAGGGAGATCATCTTTTAAGAATAGAGATCAAGCCTTATCTGAAGACCCCGGCTTTAAAAACAGGAAGCATTATTGCAACAGGGGAGATTCAATTAAAAATACCTCATAAAAATATTCCTGAACATAAGATTGCTGTTCAAAAAATACAGGCCAACAGCGGATGGAAGGTTTCCAATGAAAAGCTGAATGAAGAGAAAATCAGGCTTTTAAACAGAAAAATTGCAGAAAACAGGTTCCGGGAGATTACCGGTATTGCAGTTATTAAAAATGAAAAGCTTCTTCTGGAGGAATATTTCAGAAATTCCGGAAGAGATTCTTTGCAGGACACCCGCTCAGTTGGAAAATCTTTTGCCTCTGCGTTGGCCGGCATTGCAATCCAAGACGGTTATCTTAAAAGCGAAAATCAGATGCTAAAAGAGTTTTATGATCTGAAACAATTCAAAAATTATTCGCCTCACAAAGACAGCGTTACTATCAAAAGTCTTCTGACCATGAGTTCTGGATTTGATGGAGATGATTCGGATGAAAATTCTCCCGGAAATGAAGAAAATATGTATCCAACGGAAAATTGGGTGAAATTTGCCCTGGATCTGCCTGTAACACAAAATAAACCCGGAAAAACATGGAGATATTTCACAACAGGTGTTGTAATGACTGGAGATATTTTAGACAAAACAGTTCCAAAAGGCCTGGAAAATTATGCTGAGAAAAAGTTATTTCAACCCCTTGGAATTACGAATTACAAATGGCAGTTTACCCCACAGCAGAAACCTTCTCTGGCCGGCGGACTGCGAATGCGGGTACTGGACTTTGCCAAATTTGGCCAGCTTTATAAAAATAACGGAAAATGGAATGGCAAAAATATCATAGACAAAAACTGGATAAATAAATCTTTCACCAATTATTTCCCGAATACTCAGGATTTTGAGGGGTATGGCTATTTATTCTGGCGCAAAGTATACAAAGTGGGAGACCGGAGCTTTGAAGCCTATCAATCCAGTGGAAACGGAGGAAATAAAATTATTATATTCACAGAAATTCCTGTTGTGATCGTAGTTACGGCAAAAGCTTACAACAAACCTTATGCACATATACAGACGGATAAAATTGTTCAGGAATATTTGCTTCCAGCTATATTTAATGAATAA